In Nicotiana tabacum cultivar K326 chromosome 19, ASM71507v2, whole genome shotgun sequence, one DNA window encodes the following:
- the LOC107829509 gene encoding F-box/kelch-repeat protein At3g61590-like — protein MEGETSWISHCPDYVAPDMVEFDSFSELNDEDNREASVVLVDLILPDDLLERILAYLPIASIFRAGCVCKRWYEIVKSTRFLWNFSQVLSQKPWYFMFTSSEEPVGYAYDPSLRKWYGVELPCIQTSNWFIASSCGLVCFMDNDSRSELYVCNPITKCYKSLDEPPGLKFSDYSALAISVNTKTCCYSVTIIKSKQVPGNFFQWDLSIHIYDSGTMMWVTPLTEVLTGWRGGDESVICDGVLYFLIYSTGGGGPDNRHGLITYNLSSRSSHGLLIRSFIPVPCSLTCGRLMNLKEKLVMVGGIGKPDRPDIIKGIGIWELNGKEWQEIARMPHKYFQGFGEFDDVFASSGTDDLIYIQSYGAPALLVFDVKHKQWRWSQKCPVTKRFPLQLFTGFCFEPRLEVAP, from the coding sequence ATGGAAGGGGAAACTTCGTGGATCAGTCATTGCCCTGATTACGTTGCACCAGACATGGTTGAGTTTGATTCATTTTCAGAGCTAAATGATGAAGACAACAGAGAAGCTTCCGTGGTTCTTGTGGATTTGATATTGCCTGATGATCTATTGGAACGAATATTGGCCTATCTTCCCATTGCGAGCATTTTTAGGGCGGGTTGTGTGTGCAAAAGATGGTATGAGATAGTGAAGTCAACAAGGTTCTTATGGAACTTCTCTCAGGTGCTGTCCCAAAAACCGTGGTACTTTATGTTTACAAGCTCAGAGGAACCAGTTGGTTATGCCTATGATCCTTCCCTTCGGAAATGGTATGGTGTTGAACTCCCTTGCATCCAGACATCTAATTGGTTCATTGCTTCTTCATGTGGATTAGTTTGCTTCATGGACAATGACAGTAGAAGTGAGCTATATGTTTGCAACCCGATAACCAAATGCTACAAGAGCCTTGACGAGCCTCCTGGTCTCAAGTTCTCTGATTACAGTGCATTGGCTATCTCCGTAAACACGAAAACTTGCTGTTACAGTGTCACCATTATTAAATCTAAGCAAGTACCTGGTAACTTCTTTCAGTGGGATCTCTCAATCCACATATACGACTCTGGAACAATGATGTGGGTAACCCCTTTGACTGAGGTCCTAACTGGGTGGAGAGGTGGGGATGAAAGTGTCATCTGTGATGGTGTTTTGTACTTCTTGATCTACTCGACTGGAGGTGGTGGTCCAGACAATCGGCACGGCCTAATCACTTACAACCTCTCAAGCAGATCATCCCATGGTTTGTTGATAAGGAGTTTCATCCCCGTGCCATGTTCTCTAACCTGTGGTCGATTAATGAACCTCAAGGAGAAGTTAGTAATGGTGGGAGGGATCGGCAAACCAGATCGGCCTGACATAATTAAGGGGATTGGCATATGGGAACTTAATGGCAAGGAATGGCAAGAAATTGCCCGTATGCCACACAAGTATTTTCAAGGTTTTGGAGAATTCGACGATGTTTTTGCCAGCAGTGGTACAGATGATCTCATATACATTCAGAGTTACGGAGCCCCTGCTCTTCTTGTTTTTGATGTGAAGCATAAACAGTGGAGGTGGTCACAGAAATGCCCTGTGACAAAAAGGTTTCCCCTTCAGCTCTTTACTGGTTTCTGCTTCGAGCCAAGGCTTGAAGTGGCTCCCTGA
- the LOC107829510 gene encoding uncharacterized protein At5g41620, producing MEREEKVEKERRNKKKQEEELLVVKLKQGVLVGKRGGNCTTPSPTWKIGLAQADGSLLQDLPFSSNSASISVRKLGANLWEFQPQVHKMSKIGPLPQNHKDKRSKLPSQPADSLDSPPQQPTSTSSLGRDIAASLRQHHHHLLAKNGDAQSLESPASYCSSMEMAPYKPVETPPSSKDLKGRSGKSSYSLKTSTELLKILNRIWSLEEKHVSNMSLVKALRKELDHSQRRVKELQEEKKRDREEIDDLTMLVADYRIGRKNKQHNRTEDAVKTLTVELQDERKLRKHSVNLHRKLARELAEVKSSFSNALKELEREREARIMLEELCDEFANGTKEYEQEVRFLKSKLKKDHTLTEEKDGLIIHICEAWLDERMQMKQAQNRHGLAEKKTTVDKLRSEIQTFLKARHSSDYKNNVLNLKGAKESCLRRHSLESFHLNNIASAPRIENEDGHSFANTIHASESNRGLHGKHDDSSCINQHEKNITESNPPQKKIETPVSKDPDVTSSRIQSEEKLFESMVVKETPVEGNDSCVLDISVTKQRKSQKRKNDRMKTGSSLLNNLLRDHSLPSEAKSLKNDDKHMEHSFDPTTFTGPTSPVQKWTSKLTAPDLEVVESSSKLPLGVKENTLKAKLLEARLERQQLRPRTTKGLSEVS from the exons ATGGAGAGAGAGGAAAAGGtagaaaaagagagaaggaaTAAGAAAAAGCAAGAAGAGGAATTGTTGGTAGTAAAGTTGAAACAAGGTGTTTTAGTGGGGAAAAGAGGGGGTAATTGTACTACTCCTTCACCTACATGGAAAATTGGGTTGGCTCAAGCTGATGGTTCTCTACTTCAAGATTTGCCTTTTTCTTCCAATTCTGCTTCAATCTCTGTCAGAAAACTTGGTGCCAATCTCTGGGAATTTCAACCCCAAGTCCATAAGATGAGCAAGATTGGCCCTCTTCCTCAAAATCACAAAGACAAACGTTCTAAGCTTCCCAGCCAACCAGCTGACTCACTAGATAGCCCACCACAACAG CCAACAAGCACCAGTAGTCTAGGACGGGACATTGCAGCATCACTTAGACAGCATCATCATCATTTACTTGCGAAGAATGGGGACGCTCAATCGCTTGAATCTCCTGCAAGTTACTGTAGCTCAATGGAG atggctccttataaacCTGTTGAGACTCCGCCCAGCTCAAAGGACCTTAAAGGTAGAAGTGGAAAGTCAAGCTACAGCCTTAAAACATCAACGGAGTTACTTAAGATACTTAATAGGATTTGGAGTCTTGAAGAAaaacatgtatcaaacatgtcgTTGGTGAAAGCATTGAGAAAAGAACTCGATCACTCTCAAAGACGTGTAAAGGAactacaagaagaaaaaaaaagagacagAGAAGAAATAGATGACTTGACGATGCTAGTTGCTGATTACAGAATTGGAAGAAAGAACAAGCAGCATAACAGAACCGAAGATGCAGTCAAGACACTGACTGTTGAGTTACAAGATGAAAGAAAGTTGAGGAAACACTCAGTAAATCTTCACCGTAAGCTTGCTCGAGAGCTTGCCGAAGTCAAATCCTCTTTCTCTAATGCTTTAAAAGAACTTGAAAGAGAACGGGAGGCACGGATTATGCTAGAAGAATTATGTGATGAGTTTGCCAATGGAACTAAGGAGTATGAACAAGAAGTGCGGTTCTTGAAAAGCAAACTGAAAAAGGATCACACATTGACCGAAGAGAAGGATGGATTGATCATCCATATTTGTGAAGCCTGGTTAGATGAGAGGATGCAAATGAAGCAAGCCCAAAATCGTCATGGTCTTGCAGAAAAGAAAACAACTgtggacaagttgaggtccgAAATACAAACTTTTCTTAAAGCTAGACATTCTAGTGATTACAAGAATAATGTCTTAAACCTAAAAGGAGCAAAGGAAAGCTGCTTACGCAGGCATTCTTTGGAATCCTTTCACTTGAACAATATTGCAAGTGCACCCAGAATAGAGAATGAAGATGGTCATTCATTTGCTAACACTATCCATGCTTCTGAATCAAATAGAGGTTTGCATGGAAAGCATGATGACAGTAGCTGCATCAACCAACATGAGAAAAACATAACTGAATCCAATCCACCACAGAAAAAGATTGAAACTCCAGTTTCAAAGGACCCTGATGTGACTAGCTCAAGAATCCAATCTGAAGAGAAACTCTTTGAGTCAATGGTGGTTAAAGAGACTCCTGTTGAAGGTAATGATTCATGTGTGCTTGATATAAGTGTCACTAAACAAAGAAAATCCCAGAAAAGAAAGAATGATCGAATGAAAACTGGAAGTTCGTTGCTGAACAACTTGCTTAGGGATCATTCATTGCCTTCAGAAGCTAAGTCACTTAAAAATGATGATAAGCATATGGAACATTCTTTTGATCCAACGACGTTTACTGGCCCTACAAGTCCAGTGCAGAAGTGGACATCAAAATTAACAGCCCCGGATCTTGAGGTGGTTGAATCTTCTTCAAAATTACCGCTAGGTGTAAAAGAGAATACACTGAAGGCAAAGCTGCTAGAAGCCAGGCTGGAAAGACAGCAGTTGCGGCCAAGAACTACAAAAGGTTTGTCTGAGGTTTCTTGA